The nucleotide window CAAGGAGCTTATTGCGGTTAATTGGAAGGCACCCACTGCTGGTTGGATTAAAGTTAATACAGATGGTTCCCTAACAGGTAATTTGGCTTCATGCATGTGGATGTATTTCAAGGATCATAAAGGGACTTACCTGGGTGGGTTCGCAAGCAATCTTGATGAGTTGTCTGTTTTTTAGGCCGAGCTGACATGTATTATTCTTGCTTTGGAATATGCGGCTTCTCATTCTTGGCACAATATTTGGATAAAAAGTTATTTGACTTCTGCGGTTCAAGGTGTCTCGGATTCTAACCCCAACTTCTgcatatatcatattatataatgtCTCTagcaattgagttaagctcaagGAAACTGTCTTAACAACTCTTTATCATCACTTTGTTTAATTGGATGGATAAACTCTTTGTACACCAAGCCTTCTAACTTCTTCTTAACTTAGATATTTTAAACGGAGACATATGATAAGTTCCATCCGAATTAGTCTTGCTCCAGGAATCAAGTCCATTTAGAAATAACTTTATTTCTTTTGATGTAGTCCTTCAAAAGTAGAGAATACTATTGGAAATTCTCTGACCAATGGAAACTCATTCCTCTCTACATCTTTCTAAATTGTAGCAGCTttccataaaatatatatgtgtgcTCGATGAACTGCTTAGCCAATAAACAATAAGAATTTCTATCTCCTAcagttataaaaattaaaaggcttaaatatgtaaaaggatCATGTAAGTTTGTCTATTTTTACTTTTCGTCCccgtatctttttttttctttcaaaaccacCCTTGTAATTTGTTGACATTTTGCTTTTAGTCCCTCCTGTTAACTTCTGGTACAAAAACGTTTTGCTAGAAAACAGAGTCACATGTGGCAATCACTGACATGGCAAAACACACTTCTGTGTACTGTGTACTGAGAGATGATAAGTGACTAGATTTGagagaccaaaaccaaaaacacaaaattgCAAAGGGATGAATTGAAAAAACCTAAACATCTAGGTTTGAAATTTACAAACTAGATCTTGTTCATCCCTCtccctctattttttcttcttcatctccaaTCCCAATTTCTTCCTCCGAAGAAGTTAtggaaacttttatttttatttatgatattttgatatatcGTGGGAACAAAGAGAAGCATGATCAGAAGAGCATAATATAGACTCAATATACGTTCATCTCAGCATTCAGAAAAGTATAACATATATAGCTGCAACTATTGTATACTGCAACATCCCAAACTACATTCCAAACATGAATTGAATGGTTTCTCCTCACTTCAAAATGGCAATGTTTTAAGAATCTAACcgtaaaaaaattggaaaaaatcaATGAGAAGAATGTATGCATATCTCAGAAAAGCATTTTACATTGAATTCATATCTTCAGAAAAGCATGTTCCTTGGCGAAGATTAGTCATTTATTAATCAGCGGTGAGAAAACTTCGTACCAATATTataataaaccaaaaaaaaaatatagactaGACAAAAATACGTGATTGCCCGAAATTGTAGTATAAACTATGTTTGCATATATTTTTGGGACTTTTCACAGTCAACTGTATGTGACAAATTCAACACCTCCAACTTGGGAGCTTCAAAGTTCAATCCAATTAACTTCACTCCTTCAAAGTTCTTCCAATAGATTTTGAATCCCTGCCCTCATGTCAAAAGATTCATAAACTTCAATTTAGTTCATagaaaacattaaaaacaaaactacaaAATGAATCTAACatactataaaaatatatgaagaaGATTACACCAACTTAGATCAACAACATATTTAAACTTCATCAGTGGCAATGAATGCTGACAAagattaattagaatttaaacAGAAAATGAAAAGTACAACAAATTTCTTATAAGTCATGAACACAAAAAGATGCTTTCGTTTAGCAGAGCTTTTCAAAATACTAGTAAACAAGGCATCCATTACGCAAGAAGAGTTCTCTATTTTTGGAACACAAATCAAAACCAGGTGGAGTTTTTATCTTGCTCAATGACGGCCTTGAAAATACCATATCGTCAACAATATTAGCATGCACTCGATGACAACGCCGCAAATTGATCTCTTTGAGTTGCAGGCAATTTCCTACCACATGCATCACTCCCTTATCTCTGACATTATGACAGCATTGCAGTAACAGTTGCAAAAGTCCACGACAATTCTTTGAGATCTCATAGAGTATTTCATCGAAAACACCTGTATATGACAAGTTCAACACCTCCAGCTTGGGAACCTCAAAGTTCAATCCATCGAGCGTCACACAAGTACAAGCTAGGTTCAAATGTCTAATGTTACCACATCTCCTTAAAACCTGCAAAATACCTTCGTTAGATATGTTACAACATCCGCTCAAATCAAGCAGCTGCAAATTGGGGAAAATGGAAGCAAACCTTTTGATGTTTTTATCTCTTAACCAATTGCGAACCAAACCTAGAGACTTCAATTGGGGCCTTACAGCAAAATTCATCAAAGAATTAGAATTTTCTATACTAATCTCACTAAGTGGTGCGTATTCCATTTTAATCTCACTAAGTAAAGGATAGTTCCCAACGAGTTCATACAACATTgcaatgtttttaatttcaaaataattagtaAAGGACAAAGACCTCAAGGTTGGTCTCTCACAGAGAGCAGAAACAATGCCAACTTTGGTTATGCTACGACAGCGAAACATGATAACCTCTTGGAGAAGCTTACAGTTCTTAAACAAGTTGAAGAGTGATGTGTCGTTGATGTAGTGATGACCAGAGAGATTAATCTTGGTGAGTTTGAAAAGTGTCAATGAAAGAGTCTCTACCCTATTAAGAAAGCTATGATCCTTAAATTTACGGGGATAACACAGGTTGAGTTCTTCAAGCAAAGGGAAACATTCAGCAATGAGTAACAAGTCATTGCTATTGATAGAacccattcttgaggaagtgaaTGAGGTTAAAGTTGTAATATTTTGGGAGAAAGCTCGCAACCCAGCGGGAATGGTGCGATGGTTGGAGAGATTAAGTGATGAGAGTTTCAATGGAAAACGAGAGATTTGACCGAGAAGCACATTAAAATCAATGCGTTTGTAGCGCTTGATTTTGAGAGAGGTGAGGTTGGTGAACCTACCGAGTATGCTACCGAGAAAAGGACCTATTCCGTTGTTGTAGACCGTAAGTGAGATGACAAGACGGTTGGTGATGGAGAGAAACAACTTGGAGACAAGCGAGAGAGACTTCAACTCGCGATAGTTAGCACCATCGTTGAGGAATTTGAAGATACTTTCCCAACATTCATCAGGTAAATAAAAATCATCGGCAACAACAACCGTTGTTGTTTTTCgtcttcttttttgttgatgactgaACTGCATGGCTGTGTTTCTGGTGAATGATATTTACTATGAAAGGGTTAGGTTTTGCGCAAGACTGTGATGAAGACGTAGAAGAATTGGGATTTATATATCAGAAGCATATTGGGCCTTCTCTTGCATTTGGTTTAGCCTACAGCTGGAgtagaattttattttgggtatTGATCTTTAGGCACCTCAAAATTGCTCACTTTCactttcttaaaaaatacattGTCGAGAGTTACGATTCGATCGGGCTTTTAACacataaaataattgaacaGGAATAACAATTTAATCGGAAGGGAAATTGAGGTGCCTAAAGAGAAattgtcttttcttttttggcATCCCAACATTTTATAAAAGACATTTTATGTGTACAATATAAAAGACAAGTTCcatttcaataataaaatgacaagcttgaaaaaaagttattaatttttgaaatttttatacttctaatatttttttttgaaataaactgaaattttatttattgggATTGTCAAAGTACAATTGAGCTTCGATTTAATTAGGCTTGTCAATTCAATATCTATTAATCTCAATATGTATTAATTTAGGTACCGTTTAAATTATGTACTTAATAAAGAAgaacttttattttcattcaagTCAAGGTCCAATCTTCAAGACTTAGAGTTCATTAACCTAAATTAGGGCCAATAAGGCGCCCATCTACATATACCAACTAACTATATGCACTGGTGAAGAAGAGTGATATACGAGATGATACACTCAGAGCACATATTAACCCTTCACATGATCCATCAACCGCCCGACCTTCGAGCTATAAGAGTAAAATTGACACATCTACTTATATATAGTGTTCCACACTAAAATAAGGTAGACACTCTTATTATGAGAAATTGTCCTCAAAGCACATAAAAACATCATTGGTTTGAGTTTTGGAGTGTCTTCGTAACACATCCCGAACATTGGTGAAGGACAGTCGTCAACCATTGTTGAAGTTGCGTAACACCTCCTTTGATCGACACTTATGCTCTCCGACAAGAATAATGTCATTGTATATGGAATCAAACTTATAAGAACATTGTTCCTCGAAACTGTTTTACCTTTTAACTACTGAATAGGTACCAAAACCAAAGCACTACTCCTTCTATGATATTTGCAAGCACCGTAGTTAGAGAATCTCCTACACTACACAACACACTTGCAGCGATCATTTATGCGATGAATATGCATCCACCTTCCAAAGAAGTGGAAAAACATGTGTCAGCACCTACTGACGCCCTTAAAAGTCACGAAGATCAGCCGAATCTGCATTGGAAATCATTTGGAAGATCTTTACCTATTAATTGGGCAGCAATCACAAATGCTCGGATAACAAACTCAACGATTAGACATGGTGGAGAACGTATAGAATCACCAATCATTATCACAAATTGTGCTTGATAAGTCGTATTTTATATGGTTTTAAGTGtttattttagtagaattttatgtgtttttagtttctttttagaACTTTTGTACttcaaatttgtttgtttttatttcaggATCAAATGTGATGAAAGATCGAGTCTTTGAGCAAAAGAATGAATTAAGATGCATGATTAAAGCTTCTTTGAGAAGAAAGCTAAAAGAGGAAAATTATGCTATATTTATGTGCTGATTTGGTGCATATTTATGTGCAGATTTAGTACAATTACATGTTATGATTTGGTGAAAATTTATGCGCCGATTTAGTGCAAATTTAAGCTCCGATttagtgcaattttatgttgTTCCTTTAGCTATAAATAGAGGAACCATCAAACTTGTataattcatcttttgttcttgggaATTCTTAGTGACAAttatttctttgaataaaagttcttaTTTTACTTGTTCTTTATAATTCTTGTTCTTTACTTTCagctatttacttttatgtctttcttctccttctcctcaatcttcttgtctacgatgaacatgagtgagtagacttctttgtcttgggattgttggatgagtctaatgaccTAATCCTATCAAGCCAAGcctagaaccctaattttatgtgaATCTATTTTTCTAATCTAATCTCACcgttcttaattattatttcaaataCTAACTGAAGTATCGAAAGAAGAAGGTTAGTATTGGACATGTGAGATTAGACAAGGTTTatgaaacatgagaatagtctagtAAACCTTGAGACCTTAAAGTTTCGCTCTTAATGGGTTTCAATAACGATCAACCATGATAATAGGCGTGGTTGTTATTGAAACACACTCATTATTTCGAGAGAAACCTTGATATGATTTACAGAAACCGGtctttagaaatagatttaacataatatttaggtATTATAGGGTTGGATTGTGAAAGGTTTGTCATTATGAGTTTTTCCATTTTGAGTTTAAGGGAGGCTGTTAAAATAGTTGGAAGTTATGCGGAGTTAGTTAAGGTAGTTAGACTAGAGTTAGTGATCAACTATAGTTTTGAGTTTAAGGGAGGCTGTTAAAATAGTTGGAAGTTATGTGGAGTTAGTTAAGGAAGTTAGACTAGAGTTAGTAGCTTGGTTAGAAGTTAGTTAGAGTTAGTTAGTGAAACTAATCTCTATATATAAGAACACTATTGTACTCTCTAGTCATCTTTTAATCAAATCTATCATTCTACAATGAGTTTCTATGAGTATCTCCCACATGAGTACTCTTatgtttgttcttttgtttaCATTTATGATCTATGATTCCATGATTCTTAACAGATGATCTGGAAAGTATTAATATTATACTACGCAGATTTTGTAACGAAAACTctcaaattctaaatttttaaaataaaaccctaGCTAGTTCCCCATCTTCCTCATCATGATCATTTGAATCCCGTCAAAGAACCTATTATTGTTTAATACattgatcaatttttatattGCATCTTAGTATTCACTCAAACATGTTATctatatttcttatttcttaGCCCTAAGTTCATTTTTAGTCTGATGATTTTTAACAATGTTACAATCACTTCGTCAAACAAATGCAAAATTGAACCAagttttctgaagaaaaaaaaactctatttaATTAGATCTTTATACAATCTTGTATATTGAGCAAAAGGTAGCAAACCATGAAATAACCAAAAGTGACATAAACAATTAGTTTACTCATCTAGTTTTCGGTATTCTAACGAAATCTaatgatttaaaatttaaaactcaATTGATTTAACTATCTTTAGTGTAAATCGattaagttataaatttgaAGCAATGagatttatttgaaatttggcGTTGAATACTTAAAACTAAACCAGAAAttatattgtttatattttgttttgcaatTCATTGTGTGATGCATTGTGTTCAATATACAAGAGTCTAAATTATGAAATCAAGCTGAGTGCAGTGTTTCTTAGAGAGAATGGTTCAAAATCGCATTTGTTTGAGGAATAGACTACAACATTATTAAGAAATCACCATCCTCAAATTGTATTTAGTGCTcgcaaataaaaaattaaggattcACAAATTTGGGTTAATACTTTAATGCAATTAAATGAATTGGTCAATGTATG belongs to Medicago truncatula cultivar Jemalong A17 chromosome 6, MtrunA17r5.0-ANR, whole genome shotgun sequence and includes:
- the LOC25495809 gene encoding F-box/LRR-repeat protein 7, encoding MQFSHQQKRRRKTTTVVVADDFYLPDECWESIFKFLNDGANYRELKSLSLVSKLFLSITNRLVISLTVYNNGIGPFLGSILGRFTNLTSLKIKRYKRIDFNVLLGQISRFPLKLSSLNLSNHRTIPAGLRAFSQNITTLTSFTSSRMGSINSNDLLLIAECFPLLEELNLCYPRKFKDHSFLNRVETLSLTLFKLTKINLSGHHYINDTSLFNLFKNCKLLQEVIMFRCRSITKVGIVSALCERPTLRSLSFTNYFEIKNIAMLYELVGNYPLLSEIKMEYAPLSEISIENSNSLMNFAVRPQLKSLGLVRNWLRDKNIKRFASIFPNLQLLDLSGCCNISNEGILQVLRRCGNIRHLNLACTCVTLDGLNFEVPKLEVLNLSYTGVFDEILYEISKNCRGLLQLLLQCCHNVRDKGVMHVVGNCLQLKEINLRRCHRVHANIVDDMVFSRPSLSKIKTPPGFDLCSKNRELFLRNGCLVY